GGGAATGACGCTCCTCTGGTTCCTGCCGCGAGAAATGAATGTCATGCTTCCGCTCCTCCTTCTGCTCTCTGTTCCTGCCGATTACATTGCCGGGCTCGATGGCCCCGCCCATGGTTTCTTTGTCCTTGGCGCCACGTTGACCCTGTGCCTGGCCGCGGGTCTGAGGTCGGGATTCGCGTCGCCGTCGCTCGATGACTGGGATCTGTACGCGCTGATCGCGGTGCTCTGTGGTGCGACCTTGCTCCACGCTTCAAACGGCGAGCTGCGAGGGGTCCTTTTTTGGATCGGCGCAGGTCTCTTCCTCTGGTGGCTGAGGGCCGAGGAGCGCGGAGCCTCGGATGTTCGTGGCCAGGTCGTTCACGCTCTGCTGTTCGCGGGTGCGCTGGGCGGCCTCATCGCGATCATCGACCGAGCGCACCTGTTCGATGCGGCCCGGTTGATTCCAGGGTACGAACCGCATGAGCTGGAGTTCTCGCTCGAGAGCGGCTCGCGCGCGGCTGCTCTCAGCGGCCATCCCCTCCGCTTTGGAAGTCTCGCAATGCTTTCTTCCATATTTGCGCTGGCGTACGCCACCGACGAGCAAGTAGTCGGTGGGCGTAAGCGGCTCTATGTGGGTCTTCTGTTCCTTTCCCTGGCCGGCCTGGTCTTGTCGGGCGCCCGAGGATCGTGGCTTGGCGCGGCCATCGCCTTGGTTTCGTTTCTCCTCCTTCGGTTCCGGTCAGGGAGTTGGAGAGCTGCCGAAAGAGTCCTGGTCTACGTGGCGGGAGCGGCGATTCTCGTGTGGGCGAGCGGCTTGTTCCGGCTGATCCAGTCGCGGCTATTCGGCGCGGCGTTCCACCCCGGCTCGATCAACCAGCGGGTGCTCGTCGTCGAGGGAATCCGCTATGTGTGGACCCAGGTGCCTCTGTTCGGCGTTGGGTTCGGCGGTGCGGCGGAAATGGGCATGAGAATGGGCCTGAGACTCCTGAACCTCGAGAATGAATACCTCCGCTTCTTCTTCACGGCTGGATTTGCCGGGCCGATCGCCCTTCTCCTCGTCGGAATCAGGAGGATGCGCGCTGCGGCCAGCCGCCTCTCGAGCGCTCCCGTCCGTACCGGGACGCTCTGCGCCCTTCCAGCCATCCTGGTCAATGTCGGCACGTACAACCTGTTCTCATGGTCGATGGGGCCACCTCTTCTGGCGGCGCTTGCGTTCCTGGCGATGCCCACGACGTCGTCTGGAGCGAACCACGCTGCCATGGCGAGGAGCTCTCACTGATGCGCGTCGCCATCGTCCTGTGGTCGGGAGCCTACGGCGGGGCCGAGACCTGGAGTCTGGCCCTGGCCGAAGCCCTGTCCAAACGGGCCACTGCCGGTGTCGTCGTGGTCGGGAACCCGGAACCGC
This is a stretch of genomic DNA from Candidatus Binatia bacterium. It encodes these proteins:
- a CDS encoding O-antigen ligase family protein; its protein translation is MTTATLSRGPGRLALGAVLIGVAAGFACLPREAAVVAALAWGMTLLWFLPREMNVMLPLLLLLSVPADYIAGLDGPAHGFFVLGATLTLCLAAGLRSGFASPSLDDWDLYALIAVLCGATLLHASNGELRGVLFWIGAGLFLWWLRAEERGASDVRGQVVHALLFAGALGGLIAIIDRAHLFDAARLIPGYEPHELEFSLESGSRAAALSGHPLRFGSLAMLSSIFALAYATDEQVVGGRKRLYVGLLFLSLAGLVLSGARGSWLGAAIALVSFLLLRFRSGSWRAAERVLVYVAGAAILVWASGLFRLIQSRLFGAAFHPGSINQRVLVVEGIRYVWTQVPLFGVGFGGAAEMGMRMGLRLLNLENEYLRFFFTAGFAGPIALLLVGIRRMRAAASRLSSAPVRTGTLCALPAILVNVGTYNLFSWSMGPPLLAALAFLAMPTTSSGANHAAMARSSH